A segment of the Salvelinus namaycush isolate Seneca unplaced genomic scaffold, SaNama_1.0 Scaffold850, whole genome shotgun sequence genome:
gaggggggagggagggagggagagggagggaggggggggggagggagggagggagaatattTAATTTAACCAGTACTTGACCCCCCTCTTTGGAGAACAAATATCTTTGTTTTTTTACCGCTTTTTTGCTACATacacagtcggaagtttacattcaccttagacaaatacatttatgaattttggcccattcttcctgacagtgctggtgtaactgagtcaggtttgtaggcctccttgctcgcacacgctttttcagttctgcccacacattttctataggattgaggtcagggctttgtgatggccactccagtaccttgactttgttgtcattaagccattttgccacaacttggggtcattgtccatttgggagacccatttatgaccaagctttaactacctgtcttgagatgttgcttcaatatatccacataattttctttcctcatgatgccatctattttgtgaagagcaccagtccctcctgcagcaaagcacccccacaacatgatgctgccaccccctgtgcttcgcggttgggatggtgttcttcggtttgcaagcatccccctttttcctccaaactatcagaagcttctaaagccatgacataattttctggaattttccaagctgtttaaaggcacagtcaacttagtgtatgtaaacttctgacccactggaattgtgattcggtgaattataagtgaaataatctgtcagtaaacaattgttggaaaaatgacttgtgtcatgcaaagtagatgtcctaaccgactggccaaaactatagtttgttaacagactttgtggagtggttgaaaaaccgagttttaatgacttcaNNNNNNNNNNNNNNNNNNNNNNNNNNNNNNNNNNNNNNNNNNNNNNNNNNNNNNNNNNNNNNNNNNNNNNNNNNNNNNNNNNNNNNNNNNNNNNNNNNNNATGTGGCTGTGGGGGTACATAGTTaatatagcaggtcctgatctggctatgccatgtggttgtgggctacactagttaatatagcaggtctgatctggctatgccatgtggctgtgggcGACACTAGTTTATATAGCAGGTCCTGATCggctatgccatgtggctgtgggTACACTAGTAATTTATagaggtcctgatctggctatgccatgtggctggggctacactagttaatatagcaggtcctgatctggctatgccatgtggctgtgggcACACTAGTTAATATAGAGGTCTGAttctggctatgccatgtggttgtgggctacactagtatatatagcaggtcctgatctggctatgcatgtggctgtgggctacactagtttaatatagcaggtcctgatctggctatgccatgtggtctgtgggctacactagttaatatagcaggtcctgatctggctatgccagtGTGGCTgtggggctacactagttaatatagcaggtcctgatctggctatgccatgtgtgtgtgggctacactagttaatataagcaggtcctgatctggctatgccatgtggctgtgggcACACTAGTTAATATAGCAGGCCTGATCTGGCTATGGcatgtggctgtgggctacactagttaatatagcaggtcctgatctggctatgccatgtggctgtgggctacactagttaatatagCAGGTCCTGATGTCTgctatgccatgtggctgtgggcATCACTAGTTaattagcaggtcctgatctggctatgccatgtggtGTGTGGGCTACATAGTTaatatagcaggtcctgatctggctatgccatgggCTGTGGCGACACTTAGTTaatatagcaggtcctgatcggctatgccatgtggctgtgggcGACACTAGTTAATATAGCGGTccgatctggctatgccatggcTTGTGGGCCACACTAGTTaatatagcaggtcctgatctggctatgccatgtggctgtgCTACACTAGGTaatatagcaggtcctgatctggctatgccatgtgggTGTGGGCGACACTAGTTaatatagcaggtcctgatctggctatgccatgtggctgtggggtacactagttaatatagcaggtcctgatctggctatgccatgtggtTGTGGGCACACTAGTTaatatagcaggtcctgatctggctatgccatgtggtTGTGGGCACACTAGTAATATAGCAGGTCGATTGGCTATGCCATGTGGGTgtggggctacactagttaatatagcaggtcctgatctggctatgccatgtggctgtggggcacactagttaatatagcaggtcctgatctggctatgccatgtgggctgtgggctacactagttatatagcagtcctgatctggctatgccatgtggctgtgggctacaATAGTTAaatatagcaggtcctgatctggctatgccatgtggctgtgggctacactagttaatatagcaggttctgatctggctatgccatgtggctgtgggcGACACTAGTTAATATTAGCAGGTccgatctggctatgccatgtgggTTGTGGCTACACTGTTaatatagcaggtcctgatctggctatgccatgtggtgtgggctacactagttaatatagaggtcctgatctggctatgccatgtggctgtgggctacaatagttaatatagcaggtcctgatctgctATGCCATGTggtgtgggctacactagttaatatagcaggtcctgatatctggctatgccatgtggtGTGGGGGTACACTAGTTaatatagcaggtcctgatctggctatgccatgtggctgtggggctacactagttaatatagcaggtcctgatctggctatgccatgtggcgTGGGCACACTAGTTaatatagcaggtcctgatcggctatgccatgtggctggggctacactagttaaatagcaggtcctgatctggctatgccatgtggctgtggggctacactagttaatatagcaggtcctgatctggctatgccatgtgcTGTGGGCTCACTAGTTaatatagcaggtcctgatctggctatgccatgtggtgtgggctacactagttaatatagcaggtctgatctggctatgccatgtggctgtgggTACACTAGTTAATATAGCAGGGCCTGATTGGCTATGCCCTGTGGCTGTGGGACACTAGTTaatatagcaggtcctgatctggctatgccatgtggctgtgggctacactagtaatatagcaggtcctgatctggctatgccatgtggctgtgggctacactagttaatatagcaggtcctgatctggctatgccatgtggctgtggggctacactagttaatatagcaggtcctgatctggctatgccatgtggttgtgggctacactagttaatatagcaggtcctgatcgggctatgccatgtggctgtgggctacactagttaatatagcaggtcctctggctatgccatgtggctgtggggctccactagttaatatagcaggtcctgatctggctatgcctgTGGCTgtggggctacactagttaatatagCAGTCTGATCTGGTATGCCATGTGGcttgtgggctacactagttaatatagcaggtctgatctggctatgccatgtggctgtgggcACACTAGTTAATAGCAGGTCTGATCGGCTATGCCATGTGGTGTGGGCTACACAGTTAATATAGCAGGctctgatctggctatgccatgtggctgtgggctacactagttaatatagcaggtcctgatctggctatgccatgtggctgtgggctacactagttaatatagCAGGTCTGATTTGGCTATGCCATGTggttgtgggctacactagttaatatagcaggtcctgatctggctatgccatgtggctgtggggctacactagttaatatagcaggtcctgatctggctatgccatgtggctgtgggctaacactagttaatatagcaggtcctgatctggctatgccatgtggctgtgggctacactagttaattagcaggtcctgatctggctatgccatgtggctgtgggctacactagttaatatagcaggtcctgatctggctatgccatgtggtTGTGGCACACTAGTTaatatagcaggtcctgatctggctatgccatgtggctgtgggctacaatagttaatatagcaggtcctgatctggctatgcatGTGGCTGTGGGTACACTAGTTaatatagcaggtcctgatctggctatgccatgtggctgtgtggcacactagttaatatagcaggtcctgatctggctatgccatgtggctTGTGGGGCTACATAGTTaatatagcaggtcctgatctggctatagGCATTGGTGTGGGGTACATAGTTaatatagcaggtcctgatctggctatgccatgtggctgtgggctacactagttaatatagcaggtcctgatctggctatgccatgtggctgtgggctacactagttaatatagCAGGTCCTGATGGCTATGCCATGTGGGTtggggctacactagttaatatagcaggtcctgatctggctatgccatgtggctgtggggctacactagttaatatagcaggtcctgatatgggctatgccatgtggctgtgggctacactagttaatatagCAGGTCCTGGATCTGGGCTATGCCATGGGCTGTGGGTACACTAGTTaatatagcaggtcctgatctggctatgccatgtggctgtgggctacactagttaatatagcaggtcctgatctggctatgccatatggctgtgggctacactagttaatatagcaggtcctgatctggctagcATGGGTGTGGCTACTAGTTAATATAGCAGgtctgatctggctatgccatgtggttgtgggctacactagttaatatagcaggtcctgatctggctatgccatgtggcttgtggggctacactagttaattatAGCAGGTcatgatctggctatgccatgtggctTGTGGGCCACTAGTTaatatagcaggtcctgatctggctatgccattgTGGATTGTGGGGCTACACTAGTaattatcctccctccctccctcccctccctccctccccctccctccctccctccctcctccctcctcctccctccctcccttcctcccctccctccctccctccctccctccctccctcccctccctccctccctccctcctccacctctctccatcctccctccctctccacctctctccatcctccctccctctccacctctctccatcctccctccctctccacctctctccatcatccctccctcctcccctccctccctcctccctcctcccccctccctccctccctcctccctccctcctccctccctcctcccctcccttccctcctccccctctctctctccatcctccctccctccctcctcccctcccttccctccctcctctccactctctccatcatccctccctccctccctcctccctcctccccccctcctcccctcctccctccctccctccctcccctccctcccccctccctccctcctcccctccctccctccctccctctcccctcccttccctccctccctctctctctctccatcctccctccctccctctccacctctctccatcctccctccctctccacctccctccctcctcccctccctcctccctccctccctccctcccctccctccctcccctcccttccctcccgtAGACTAGTGGTGGTCTTGAGTTCCCTAACGGTGTCCCTACGTCCCTGGTTGACAGTGGTCAGCAGTGGGACTACCCCAATGCATGGCCACCTCTGCAACACATAGTCATCCAAGGTAGGACCTGGTTAACCCTGATATGGTTTGCATGTTGCATCTACATCCCATGTCCCTATAAGGTGAACTATGACCCCTGTCCAATCTGTAACTCTGTTATCTTCCAATCAGGCCTGTCCAGTCTGCCCTCACAGGAAGCTAAAGAGCTGGGGTTTGATTTGGCTCAGCGCTGGATCAGAACCAACTGGCTGGCCTACGTCAAGTATGAAGCCATGTTTGAGAAGGTGATTTAAAGAAGAGGTTTATAATGTGTGTGACCACGACGCGGTGCAGGGTGATATTGCCTCTAGACAATGGTTGGCAATAGGCCGGCCCGCGGTCCAAAACAAACCCGCAAATTAGATTTTGTTTCTCCCCCGCCTCAAAGTTTTAGGTGGCTAAATCTACTTGCCTACCCCCATGCCCTAGACACTGTTCATGGGTCACTTtagcatttcccccactaatggttggGATTGGGGCGGagggaaagctgatcctagatctccATCTAAGAGAAATGACAAGATATCCACAACACGTACACATTGTGCCTTTTTAATAAAAGCTCAACATATCTGCgggtttgttttctctctctgtcagtataATGTGAACGGAGATGGGAAGCCGGGCGGAGGAGGAGAATATGAAGTTCAGGTACGCTATGAATATCACTATTAATATATATAACACTATGATATCTCATCCTaaaagttgctctggataagagcgaaATAAATAAAATCTCTATCTAGTCTTTTGTATTTGACTTATTTCAAACACATCTTTTTGAgttgactctgtgtgtgtgtgtgtgtgtgtgtgtgtgtgtgtgtgtgtgtgtgtgtgtgtgtgtgtgtgtgtgtgtgtgtgtgtgtgtgtgtctttgtgtctgtgttgtaGTTGGGATTTGGCTGGACCAATGGTGTGGCTCTCCAGCTCCTGTCTCAGTACGGTGACCGGCTCACCTCCGGTGGCAGCGGAAACGGCTTCACTCCGTGTTTAAGCATCAGCGTCTCTGTGGCCCTGCTCTGCTCAGCACAAACTCTGTTCCTATGAAATACAATGGGTGTAGGGTGGAgttgcccctagacgctgatctcgGGTTAGTTTTCCCCCCCCACTAATAGTTAGGATTGGGGCggagtaagctgatcctagatctgtacgtAGGGGGAAACTTCACTTTGGAAATTTAAATGGTTAATGCTTAGAGGAGAATGATGGTTAAACTGTACAGAGTCTGAAAATGAAGAtcatttaaactctgtttcccCTGCTAactatcattgtgtgtgtgtgtgtgtgtgtgtgtgtgtgtgtgtgtgtgtgtgtgtgtgtgcgcgcgccacTATGTCTTGTAGGCTGTGAGTGTTCTCACTGCTTGATAttaaactgacacacacacacacacacacaccttacacacaTGATTATCATGGTAGCTGATATTGAACTGAAATCACAAACAATAATTATCTTCGTCCAAATAAAGGGTATTTCACTGTAGCTGAACTCTCGGTGTGTCAGGAAGCATCTCCATACAAACTGGACGTTAGATGTGGAACCATTGATGTGTGAGAGAGTCTCAAATGGAACCCCGTTCCCTACTCTAGACCAGGACCCTAGCGCACGTTAAAGAGGATAGGGATGTGTGAGAGAGTCTCAAATGGAACCCCGTTCCCTACTCTAGACCAGGGCCCTAGTGCACGTTAAAGAGGATAGGGAGCTATTTAGGACGGAGACAGAGTATGAGATGTGCAGTGATTGGTTTAAAGGTAATCTGCTCTAGTGGTGTGAGATGTGCAGTGATTGGTTTAAAGATAATCTGCTCTAGTGGTGTGAGATGTGCAGTGATTGGTTTAAAGATAATCTGCTCTAGTGGTGTGAGATGTGCAGTGATTGGTTTAAAGATAATCAGATCTAGTGGTGTGAGATGTGCAGTGATTGGTTTAAAGATAATCTGCTCTAGTGGTGTGAGATGTGCAGTGATTGGTTTAAAGATAATCAGATCTAGTGGTGTGAGATGTGCAGTGATTGGTTTAAAGATATTCAGATCTGGTGGTGTGAGATGTGCAGTGATTGGTTTAAAGATATTCAGATCTGGTGGTGTGAGATGTGCAGTGATTGGTTTAAAGATAGTACAATCTAGTGGTGTGATATGTGCAGTGATTGGTTTAAAGATAATACAATCAGATCTAGTGGTGTGATATGTGCAGTGATTGGTTTAAAGATAATCAGATCTGGTGGTGTGAGATGTGCAGTGATTGGTTTAAAGATAATACAATTAGATCTAGTGGTGTGTTTTGTGTGACTCATGTCTAAATGAATCAATTGTCTCCTATTCTGCCTGTTTGAAGGTCAAATTGGGAGAAACTGGGGAACGATATGACTAATCCCTCGGAGCATTTGGCAACAGACAATAAATGTCCTGCCGTTTTAATGCAGTCACTATGGGTAGTGTTGTTCGTACTTTGAGTTGAACGAGTATGGGCAATGTATGAACAGCTCTTGTTTATTataaaaggtatttctgtttgttcACCTGACTGAATTTTTCACTGTCAGTCTTTGCCAGTGTGTGTCTGGAGAAAATGTGCACTACTCTTGAAAGTAAAATAGGTTTACCCTAATTGGCTGTCAGAAGAGACCAGTGTCTGCCATCTCAATATAACAAACACACAGAGATATGCGAAAGGTCATCAGATGAGAGGTTTGGGCTAATCTGCTCCTCAAAGAGAAATGCCACTGAGCCGACCTTGGAGATATGAGGCAGGAGGAGCCCAGGAGATAGGAGGCAGGAGAGGAGTCCAGGAGATAGGAGGCAGGAGAGGAGTCCAGGAGATATGAGGCAGGAGGAGCCCAGGAGATAGGAGGCAGGAGAGGAGTCCAGGAGATAGGAGGCAGGAGCAGCCCTGTTC
Coding sequences within it:
- the treh gene encoding trehalase, coding for MATSGGLEFPNGVPTSLVDSGQQWDYPNAWPPLQHIVIQGLSSLPSQEAKELGFDLAQRWIRTNWLAYVKYEAMFEKYNVNGDGKPGGGGEYEVQLGFGWTNGVALQLLSQYGDRLTSGGSGNGFTPCLSISVSVALLCSAQTLFL